In Arachis hypogaea cultivar Tifrunner chromosome 2, arahy.Tifrunner.gnm2.J5K5, whole genome shotgun sequence, a genomic segment contains:
- the LOC112737499 gene encoding uncharacterized protein produces MKIQPVNSPVPVEGDTSIDFVAKPIVKSRFKRLFERNFAGVLRNSAAEKIGGGRCGGGGGGEEVQSSGKDGFNGSNDFEPSSACLAKMVQSFIEGNNLEKHSSASGRCGRNRSNCFNRICDDSSDDESDDSNCSPGEVSEILKGLSTSASVSERNLLAETAKIVEKNKICKSKDGSCRKIVTEDLINLGYDASICKSRWEKLSSYPAGEYEYIDVMIGKERLIVDVDFRSEFEIARSTKAYKAILQNLPYIFVGKCERLQRIVAVVSEAAKQSLKKKGMHVPPWRRVEYVRAKWLSPYTRITGSVSKEEGNSAVDSGAEGEEKEEEEEEEEKEEEVVEIQLKPPPVEMKTKGSTSLSGLAAVFHDDDDKT; encoded by the exons ATGAAAATTCAGCCGGTCAATTCTCCGGTACCGGTGGAGGGAGACACTAGTATTGACTTTGTTGCGAAGCCGATAGTTAAGTCGAGGTTCAAGCGCCTCTTCGAGAGGAATTTCGCTGGCGTTCTTAGAAATTCAGCCGCTGAGAAGATCGGCGGTGGAAGAtgtggcggtggcggtggtggtgaGGAAGTGCAATCGTCCGGTAAGGACGGTTTCAACGGCTCCAACGATTTTGAACCGAGCTCGGCGTGTCTGGCGAAAATGGTGCAGAGTTTCATCGAAGGTAATAATCTCGAGAAGCACTCCTCCGCTTCCGGTAGGTGCGGGCGTAACCGCTCTAACTGCTTCAACCGCATCTGCGACGATAGCTCCGACGACGAATCAGATGACTCCAACTGTTCTCCAGGCGAAGTCTCCGAAATCCTCaag GGTTTGTCCACTTCGGCGAGCGTTAGCGAGAGAAACCTGCTCGCTGAAACGGCGAAGATCGTGGAGAAGAACAAGATCTGCAAAAGCAAAGACGGTTCGTGCAGAAAAATCGTCACTGAAGATTTGATCAATCTCGGATACGATGCCTCCATTTGCAAATCTCGCTGGGAGAAATTATCATCTTATCCCGCTG GGGAGTACGAATATATAGATGTGATGATTGGGAAAGAGCGGTTGATAGTTGACGTTGATTTTAGGTCGGAATTCGAGATCGCTCGATCAACAAAAGCTTACAAGGCGATTCTCCAGAACCTTCCGTACATATTCGTCGGAAAGTGCGAGCGGCTTCAGAGGATCGTGGCGGTGGTTTCGGAGGCGGCGAAGCAGAGTCTGAAGAAGAAGGGGATGCACGTTCCACCGTGGCGGAGGGTAGAATACGTGAGAGCCAAGTGGCTCTCCCCTTACACTCGAATCACTGGTTCCGTTTCCAAAGAAGAGGGAAATTCTGCTGTGGATTCTGGTGCTGAGGGTgaagaaaaggaggaggaggaggaggaggaggagaaggaggaggaggttgTTGAGATTCAGTTGAAGCCGCCACCGGTGGAGATGAAGACCAAGGGTTCAACCTCACTTTCTGGTTTAGCAGCGGtttttcatgatgatgatgataaaacatga